In Solanum lycopersicum chromosome 5, SLM_r2.1, the following are encoded in one genomic region:
- the LOC138348807 gene encoding uncharacterized protein, with the protein MAKAYRKEDFDKLMAKVCRIDHRVKEYLEDAGCEKWSRVHATVNRGRMMSSNIAECINGCLVEARQLTILEFLEEVRILFGSRHCKNREVASYTKDTLGRKFEELLIINAAKSSKWRFQLDEIPCSHAIAVLKKKNVTDMYPYCSDYYKPDALAKTYEIPMVPMPDNEDWSDPKNVVAETVYPPRYRRSYGRPRKRRRKNADEKISVNTNCCGQCG; encoded by the exons ATGGCAAAGGCATATAGAAAGGAAGATTTTGATAAGTTGATGGCTAAGGTTTGTAGAATTGATCACAGGGTTAAGGAGTACCTTGAAGATGCAGGTTGCGAAAAGTGGTCAAGAGTTCATGCAACAGTAAACAGAGGTAGAATGATGTCTTCAAACATTGCAGAATGTATCAATGGTTGTCTTGTTGAAGCACGCCAATTAACTATATTAGAATTTTTAGAAGAAGTTAGAATTCTTTTTGGTTCTCGGCATTGCAAAAACAGAGAAGTAGCCTCATACACAAAGGATACATTAGGGAGAAAATTTGAGGAATTGTTGATTATAAACGCGGCTAAAAGTTCAAAATGGAG ATTTCAACTAGATGAGATACCTTGTTCACATGCAATCGCtgtattgaaaaaaaagaatgtcacagaTATGTATCCGTATTGCTCTGATTATTACAAGCCTGATGCATTggcaaaaacatatgaaattccAATGGTACCAATGCCAGATAATGAAGATTGGTCAGATCCTAAAAATGTGGTGGCTGAAACTGTGTATCCACCTAGATACAGAAGATCATATGGAcgaccaagaaaaagaagaagaaagaatgcaGATGAAAAGATTTCGGTGAACACAAACTGTTGTGGACAATGTGGATAA